DNA from Drosophila busckii strain San Diego stock center, stock number 13000-0081.31 chromosome 2R, ASM1175060v1, whole genome shotgun sequence:
TGAGATACGCGGAGATGCGTGTATTGATGCCTACGCCATAGCGTTGACCACAAGCTCGTCCATAGCTAATTACGCCCAGCAGATAGAGACGTCCTTGCTGGCGGTGAATGAGCGGACCGCCCGAGTCGAACTGGCAGGAGTCGCGTCCTGCGCCCAAATGATCAAATGTGCATATTTGACTAGCGGCTATGCTCACATTGTAGTTTGCACTGCATTGAGCATTGGCAATGGTCATCAATGAGGCTTTTTGCAGCGTATTCGATTTGGCAGCTCCAAAGCCCAAGGTACCCCAGCCGGCAATGTCAACAGCCTCAAAGGTTTCGCTACTAAGAGACGGGAAGAGAGAGTTTGATATAAGCTTTGGTAGAAATTAAAGATACTGGAGTTCAAATGTGACAGGTAGACGGAcggataaaatataaataaactctCAGTAAAGTTAGGCGCAGACAACTTTTTGATGcacttttttattaaatgaactTGGGTGCAGTATTATGTGCAAATATTGTTTCTAAGATAGACAGACGGACACATAGACATGTCAATcgaatacatttattatattaattaagaatATATTCTTATTATTCAGTATACATTCTTCAGAAACAAAAATTTCTTAACTTTTGTAGGTTTAAGCTGTTTCCTTTCGATTTGTAGAGCTGGGTAGAAGAATAAAAATGTTCAACAGCTTCAAAAATATGTTCATACCAAATTTGGATGCGCTAGCTCTAAAAGTCtatgagttcttgttgctcatacagacagacaaacgaaTGGAGAGGCGGACAAGGCTTAATTGATTCAGTTTGTCTGATCTAgagtatatatactttgttatatacattttCACAACTTTGTGATAcccttttatattttgtataatattcaTTTGAAATCTACTTCAAACTAATCCAAAATTAGCATCGAGTTGGTTTAGGCCGATACAGATTGGAAGGGTTGTATTTTCTGAATGGTAGCAACTCTTTGtggcttaatttaatataccaagctattaaatattacTAACTGAGATTTCTGGCTAAAATTTGTAAAGATTTCTGTgacatataaattgttaaactttCACTCACAGCGTGTTGCGTCCAAAGGGCAAACAAATGGGGGCCACTCCTCGAGACCATTCAATGGACCTAACTGTGCGTAGAAGCGCAATATCATTAGCATGgctattgctgttgtaatCCGGATGATTAATAATGCTCTGTATGGAATGCTGCGTTTCAAAAGCTGATTCACTTGCTAAGAATCGAAGAGACTTAAGTTGAATAGTTGAGTGAAGCGAGTGCGCTACTCACCTGAGCTGAGCTCATGATCGCCCACAAGTGCAATCCAGCGACTTGCCACAGGCTGACGCACAGTGCAATGTGCAGCAGTGACAATATAACGATCACTGATAATGCTGCCACCACATATAATGGGCAGATTGGAGCTGAGATCACGCAGACCCACCATGGAGGGAAACTCATGTTTGGCTGCTTCGACGCCGTTGGCAATGCGCGGCGGCGAGGACCAGCcgcagttgcatgccacagggCGTGCCACAGCTTGGCAGTTGAGTCGGGCACGCTGCTGGGTGGCTGCGCTATTGCTTTGATACATTAGCGCCATGGTCTGGAAGTTCGAGCTGGCCGAGATGCGGCCGTAGCGACAGAAGCGTTCGCCGTCTCTGAATTGCAAATCACCATCGCGCGagatgtgcaaatatttagccTGACAAGTGTCTGGATACTGTCaggatttttattattattattgaattcattaatttttgcatcACTTTGACTTACAACTTCGAAGAGACAAGTTAGTTGTATAATATGATTGGCTGGCGCTCGCAGCTGATAAC
Protein-coding regions in this window:
- the LOC108595337 gene encoding venom serine protease isoform X1, with protein sequence MLLFSKVLLLLLLFSQSIAQQCSWQYSLRSNQPLNVTSQNFPRALPAGSNCRYQLRAPANHIIQLTCLFEVYPDTCQAKYLHISRDGDLQFRDGERFCRYGRISASSNFQTMALMYQSNSAATQQRARLNCQAVARPVACNCGWSSPPRIANGVEAAKHEFPSMVGLRDLSSNLPIICGGSIISDRYIVTAAHCTVRQPVASRWIALVGDHELSSASESAFETQHSIQSIINHPDYNSNSHANDIALLRTVRSIEWSRGVAPICLPFGRNTLSETFEAVDIAGWGTLGFGAAKSNTLQKASLMTIANAQCSANYNVSIAASQICTFDHLGAGRDSCQFDSGGPLIHRQQGRLYLLGVISYGRACGQRYGVGINTRISAYLNWLWNYVNGAVCVR
- the LOC108595337 gene encoding venom serine protease isoform X2 yields the protein MLLFSKVLLLLLLFSQSIAQQCSWQYSLRSNQPLNVTSQNFPRALPAGSNCRYQLRAPANHIIQLTCLFEVYPDTCQAKYLHISRDGDLQFRDGERFCRYGRISASSNFQTMALMYQSNSAATQQRARLNCQAVARPVACNCGWSSPPRIANGVEAAKHEFPSMVGLRDLSSNLPIICGGSIISDRYIVTAAHCTVRQPVASRWIALVGDHELSSASESAFETQHSIQSIINHPDYNSNSHANDIALLRTVRSIEWSRGVAPICLPFGRNTLETFEAVDIAGWGTLGFGAAKSNTLQKASLMTIANAQCSANYNVSIAASQICTFDHLGAGRDSCQFDSGGPLIHRQQGRLYLLGVISYGRACGQRYGVGINTRISAYLNWLWNYVNGAVCVR